Genomic DNA from Trypanosoma brucei brucei TREU927 chromosome 9, whole genome shotgun sequence:
TCGCCATCACAGGTTCAAGAGGCACAAGAAGTGGATATCACTGTTTATGATTGTGCTGGTTTTGTTTCGTAAGCGCGTATACAATATTACTGATGTATAACACGATATTCAGGTAAAGATTATCAGGAGTAACTGACTGAGATAACATCATGCACCACTCTGACCAATACTTCTCCCCTACTGTGGTTATGGAATATGTTTCCCTCCATGATGCCATGACAAGACTATAAAAGCACAGTTTGAACTGACTTCACAAGACGGACGAGAACGTCGCTGCAATATTCTGATGATTGGAAGGGCATATGGGTGAATATATGTGACAGTGAAGCACAATTTACACGGATTCACCCTGACTTATATTTTAATGCCGGTGTTATCCGCCAGTGTTGTGCCAGATATATCAGCTGTTTCCTCTATGATGTTAAAAGAAGTTTTGTAGTAGGGTAAAATCTGACATCCGACCATGAAGGTACGAATTTAATGTGCTTTCATGTGCTTCTGCTATTGTGGTTGCACAGAGGCGCTATGTCTGAGAATTTCTATCTTTCTCCACTTCTTTTACttactttcctccttcactgcTTTACTCCCACACTATTTTTTAATCGTTGTTACAACTGCTTGGTTCGAGTGCCCTCAGGtattgtggtgtttgttgcttATCGCCATCACAGGTTCAAGAGGCACAAGAAGTGGATATCACTGTTTATGATTGTGCTGGTTTTGTTTCGTAAGCGTGTATACAATATTACTGATGTATAACACGATATTCAGGTAAAGATTATCAGGAGTAACTGACTGAGATAACATCATGCACCACTCTGACCAATACTTTTCCCCTACTGTGGTTGTGGAATATGTTTCCCTCCATGATGCCATGACAAGACTATAAAAGCACAGTTTGAACTGACTTCACAAGACGGACGAGAACGTCGCTGCAATATTCTGATGATTGGAAGGGCATATGGGTGAATATATGTGACAGTGAAGCACAATTTACACGGATTCACCCTGACTTATATTTTAATGCCGGTGTTATCCGCCAGTGTTGTGCCAGATATATCAGCTGTTTCCTCTATGATGTTAAAAGAAGTTTTGTAGTAGGGTAAAATCTGACATCCGACCATGAAGGTACGAATTTAATGTGCTTTCATGTGCTTCTGCTATTGTGGTTGCACAGAGGCGCTATGTCTGAGAATTTCTATCTTTCTCCACTTCTTTTACttactttcctccttcactgcTTTACTCCCACACTATTTTTTAATCGTTGTTACAACTGCTTGGTTCGAGTGCCCTCAGGtattgtggtgtttgtggcttATCGCCATCACAGGTTCAAGAGGCACAAGAAGTAGATATCACTGTTTATGATTGTGCTGGTTTTGTTTCGTAAGCGCGTATACAATATTACTGATGTATAACACGATATTCAGGTAAAGATTAATAATGAGTAAATGtattaatttttctttactattattttaacTAATTAGCTGACGGCTGTGTGTTTTGAAGTCTGTGTGTTGTACTTGGTatgtattgttattgtttgtgtattctttttttctttttctttttttcattttgtgagGGAAAGCTTTgccttatttttgttttgctttacttTATCGAATCGAAAATGTCTAAGCAGCAGCATTTGGTTTCTGATTTTGAAGATGGCTCTGGTTCATGGTCTAATATCGAACAGGGGTTTGATACTCTTCTTGTTCATGGGGGTGTGAAGCCGGATCCAGTGACAGGAGCTGTGCTTACTCCCATTTATCAAAGCACGACGTTTGTTCAAGAGTCAATTGAACTTTATCAATCCAGGGGATTTAGTTATACCCGGAGTGCAAATCCTACCGTGAAGGCATTAGAGGAAAAGCTGTGCGCGGTGGAGAAGGGTGATTACGCCACGGTATACAGCACAGGTATGGCCGCCACTACAACTGTTGTGTCTGCTCTGATGAATGCTGGTGATCATGCTATTGTCACTGACTGCAGTTATGGTGGAACGAATCGTGCGTGCCGTGTGTTTTTTACTCGATTTGGTATGGAGTTCACATTTGTCGATATGCGTGATCTGAGCAATGTGGAGAAGGCCATTAAGTCGAACACAAAATTAGTAATCTCTGAAACCCCTGCCAATCCTACGTTAACTCTCACTGACATCAGAGCACTGTCAAAGATATGCAAGGCAAAAGGTCTTCTTCATGTTTGTGACAACACTTTTGCAACGGCTTTCATCATGCGGCCAATCGACCTTGGTGCTGATGTCAGCCTcatcagcacaacaaagTTTGTTGACGGCCATAACATGACGGTTGGTGGTGCACTCGTGACGAAGCGGAAGGATCTTGATGAGAAACTCCGACTGACGCAGAATATTCTCGGAAATGCCATGTCTCCGTTTGTGGCATTCTTACAACTACAGACAATGAAAACTATGTCTCTACGTGTCACTAAACAAAGTGCCAACGCACAGAAGGTGGCGGAATTCCTTGAGACACACCCTATTGTTGATAAGGTGTCCTACCCCGGCCTCAAAAGCTTTCCGCAGAAGGAACTCGCTGATCGTCAACATTCCAACGGCAATCATGGCGGTATGTTGTGGTTTGAATTGAAGGGTGGCACGGCGGCGGGTCGCCGTCTGATGGATACCGTCCAACGCCCCTGGTCACTTTGTGAGAATCTTGGAGCAACGGAGAGTATTATCACATGCCCATCTGTCATGACACACGCCAATATGACAACTGAGGACCGATTGAAGGTTGGAATTACGGATGGGTTCATTCGTGTTTCCTGCGGTATTGAAGACGCTGAGGATCTCGTTGCCGCTCTTAAGAAAGCGCTGGATGCCATGTGCCATTAGTAAAGAGTGGCTGTGAAGTGGGAAGGGGATTATTAGGAATGAAACTGCACTGTAGTTTCGAAAttcccttctttatttttttttattctcccttttttccccctcctctttatGTTTTTCTCAATGATTAGCTTCTCCCAGCTTTGAGTGATCATTTGAGTTGAATGTGACTTCATACCGCGTGACGGCAATATTTTCAAGGAAAAAACATTGTTCTTACCTCTATTCTTAGCAGATTCTTCAGGCGGCTATGATTGGAGGCGTGAATAAAAGTTTGTCAACAACAcgataaaaaagaataacAGTAGAGGGTTTCCTGTCGTTCGTGAATGATTATTTATGtaggaataaaaagaaaatcagtGAGTTGTGAACCTAATGATTCAAATTGTGAACACAAGCGGGTATTTGAGCAAACGTGTTCAGATAaatcactttttgtttgtttgtttgcctttGCTACATCTGCTGTGAATCTTTTCGTTTAATTTGGTGTGATGCTCACTTTATTTTAAGGTCCAACTGTACGATCACTCGAAACTACGTTCGGACgcatcaaaaaaataataataatccaagaagcaaacaaagctATGGTAGAGGAAAACAGGAAGAGAATTAAATGAAATTAATATTAGGAGCAGCGAGAAGATGTGGGGGGGAAAATATCGACCGACACCACATGGATTAAAAGGAAGGGGTAAAAGGTTTCAAActaaaaggaaggaaaaaaaaaaagacggtcATCCACCCAATATTAATGATGATGGTTATCGTTATCGTTATcgtctttttcccccctctcccctCCCTCAAATGAATAAATTCATTCATTTAATTTTGTTCTGTTACTTTTGGTCGCTAGTGCTGTTTTACCATTTGGTTTCATCCCAATTTGATTATTGTTGTGAAGTTTTatctttgatttttttttaatttttatcaTATTGGGTGCTCGTTCGTTATTTCTCACGTCAACATCCAATGACGtttgttcttttattttatcaaataatttatatttaaGTTTGTACATGGGTGTGACCGCGTGGGTTGCATTATGtacatcattttcttctgtagcaacaacaacaacaaaagagatgCTTGTGTTTTACCATAtattccatctttttcttaaattttaaagaaaaaaaaataacactTCATAAttctctgttgttttatttatcctgtctttttgttgttgtttatctTACGGGCACATTCATCCTTTCTTGTAAATTTCTTTCCCgtctttctcctcctttttttttaataatttcTATTAACCTCCGTCGGATTACACTAAAGGAAACAGCTGTAGCGAGGGCTGTGGAAGGTCGGAGACAGTCCATTAACTAAGAAACGACTGCCACTACCGTTAAAACGAACAAGGCTAAATCTGAAAAGTAaaggcaaaagagaaaaaagaaacagcaaaaattgagtaaataaataaagggagcaacaccaacaacatcaacaatgcCACCAAAGCGTGCtggaaaatcaaaaaagaagCCAAAGCCACCACCCCCTGTTGTGTTTTACATTTCTACAATCGAGGAATTCAGTGAAAAGGTGGAGAAATATGAGGGTTGTTGCCTTGTGGCCACTGTCGCGACTCACTGCAGCATGTGCTCCACTACTGTTGTACCATATCTGGAGAATCTCAATACCTCAAGACCAGCGGCGCTTGCCGCACTGAACATTGTGGTGATTAATGTCGACACCGAGTCTGCGGAATTGTGCAAGTCGC
This window encodes:
- a CDS encoding hypothetical protein, conserved (GPI-Anchor Signal predicted for Tb09.211.3340 by DGPI v2.04 with cleavage site probability 1.026 near 147): MPPKRAGKSKKKPKPPPPVVFYISTIEEFSEKVEKYEGCCLVATVATHCSMCSTTVVPYLENLNTSRPAALAALNIVVINVDTESAELCKSLQFGAIPTFFSYSYGKLMHTFSGNNMDKALLIAKIAAQQAELDKAEAAAAAKELVNAAGGTAPDGAAGVADAAPAPAAVE
- a CDS encoding cystathione gamma lyase, putative (GPI-Anchor Signal predicted for Tb09.211.3330 by DGPI v2.04, no cleavage site predicted); this encodes MYCYCLCILFFFFFFSFCEGKLCLIFVLLYFIESKMSKQQHLVSDFEDGSGSWSNIEQGFDTLLVHGGVKPDPVTGAVLTPIYQSTTFVQESIELYQSRGFSYTRSANPTVKALEEKLCAVEKGDYATVYSTGMAATTTVVSALMNAGDHAIVTDCSYGGTNRACRVFFTRFGMEFTFVDMRDLSNVEKAIKSNTKLVISETPANPTLTLTDIRALSKICKAKGLLHVCDNTFATAFIMRPIDLGADVSLISTTKFVDGHNMTVGGALVTKRKDLDEKLRLTQNILGNAMSPFVAFLQLQTMKTMSLRVTKQSANAQKVAEFLETHPIVDKVSYPGLKSFPQKELADRQHSNGNHGGMLWFELKGGTAAGRRLMDTVQRPWSLCENLGATESIITCPSVMTHANMTTEDRLKVGITDGFIRVSCGIEDAEDLVAALKKALDAMCH